The genomic stretch TCAAATCATTATCACATTATTTACAATTGCAACAGCTCAATCCTGAATTCTGATTCGTTTTTTTCTATTGTGTAGTTCTAGTTTTGGAAAATTCGGTTTCACGTTCTATGCTAGGGTTTCACACTAGTTACAGTTCAGTATTATGTGTGCCTTGTTTTTAAGGAAAGAAAGATTATtagatgaattttgaattttctaaTGTTTTTGGTTCATATTCATAAAGTTGGATCTAGATTTAGAACGAAAATATCTTTTATGTGTGAATTTTGGGTTGAATGTTTGCTGATTTTGAAGAGGGTTAACTTATGCTTGTCAAGTGAGGATTCTTGTTAACTTTGCTGATTTAATTCTCGTTTTGTTCTAGGATGGCTGATGACGATGTCCTAGGTCTGGGAAATAAGGCTGGGAGCGGCACCAAAAGGAAGTCTCCCGGTGACTcctcagaagaagaaaaggagaaggaGGACAAGGGATTCCAAGTAGAATCTCCAGATAACAATAACAAAAGAGCAAGGACAGAAGAAGAGGAGCAGAATGTTGAAGAATTAGGTTGCAACCCTGATGTTGCAAACCAAATGATGAACCATTCTCGCTTCTTTTTGTTACTCAAAATGACTCCTCTTGAGGCCAGGGATTACTCCCTCATGAATGAAGCAAGGAATCTGATTGGTCAACTTCAGTTTCTTGCTATGAATCTCAATGAATATCCTGATTTTCTGACGCAATTCAGGGAATTGCGGGGGAGGATTCCTTGTGTGACACTCTTTCACGGATTCGAAGTGATTGATAGCTGTGCAATCAATGACGGTACTACTGCAGAGCATGTTGCTGCCTTGGGAGCTCCAGACAATTGAGGCCAATGCTTTTGTGCAGAGTATGTCCAATGATAGTGATATATAGAAATAAGTGAAAATTAGGAGTTTATGCATATGTGAGATTGATGTTGTTTGGTGTTATGTAATAATAGtttgtcatcatcatcttggTGATATGATAAGCTAAGTAGAAATTTATGTACTGAACCTTTATCACTCTGTGTTACTCATGTAGGCTGTGCATTATAATAGAAATTTCTGTACTGAACCTTTATCACTCTATTGTATCACAGTTGTGCTTCACAGCTTCATAGTCTATTCCATGAATATCAGTTGTGATTATGTAATGTCAGTGTGCTGGTGTGAGGCAATACATTGCAACTAGATTTTTGGTTCAATAATGTCACCttcattttcaggaaaaagaCTCTCTCCTTTATGGAAATACTTATATTCAGCAACTTAAAATTGTATTCCAAATTGATCTTTACTAAGTATGAGAGTGTACATCTTTGGGAGATTTTTGCAGACTTGTATCAATCGCTTGGCAGATAGCAGGTTCGCGATATGAGGATTCCAAGCTTGTAAAGAGAAGTGCATCACACTTTTTCTCCAATTCCAACAAAGACGATGTGATGCTTGAAGAGGAGAACGAATGCATTCTGTTCCCCATTACTCCATGCTGTTCTTGGAGAGGAGCAAAATGGAAATGAATTATAATATACAGTCCCCATGAAAAGGCCTAtggacttttttctttttcctagtATCATGTAAACATAAATCAGAGTGATTAAAAAATGTCTTTCCCTATTTAGCTCCTCAACTATGATACCAAAAATTTTCTAATTTGACATAACTTGAATTTAGAATCCCTTAAGTTGAATTAGGAACTGTTTCTTTCTCTGCTTTTTAATAGCTTCTGCTTGCAAAACTCTTCTGCTATTTACTTGAATGTATATTTTTtggttgaaaagaaaagaaaacaaagaaattctaagagagagagagtgtttgTCCTTCCATATTTAGCCCCTCTTAATCTTTAAAAGCTAAGGTTATCAATTTTGAACATTTGTGTCATAGGACCGATGCCACTTTCCTGGATAAATTCCTACAGAAAGGTAAACTCACAATTCCTTTTTGCTCTTTGCTCTTGTAAAATTTATTTGAAGGCTCTGGTTGATTCCTCTGCTACTTTTAAAGGCTATATTTTCTTGCACTGATGGGAACGCCTATGGACGACCCGTTGGTAAGTTTACTACTTTTTGGCTGAGAAATGCATGGATGCCTTTGCTCAGTTACTGATTCAAGTGACATATGGCGATGAACTTACTTaccatttctttttcttatatatcTCTAGTTTGCAGTGTTCCGACTATGTATATCACTTTTATCTCGAATCACTTGCAGCAGCAAGTAGGCTaaacaaaagatagaaaaaagtaacattatagtttttttaattgatttataccTCGAGTCTTTGTATATTCACACAATATTGTAATTGATGAGATGAACACTCGCTTTTAATTGATTTCTTAATGTTTTGAGCATAGAACTATAGTTGGAGATTGAAGGTTTCAAATGTTAGTCTGATCTTTGAGGAATGTATTTGAGTTGATcgacctttttttattattttgttctttGGGGGTGCCCTTATGGGTTGTGGGTGCATCATGGTTACAATGTTATACTTGATTGTCCTTACTATTAACATCTTTTTCTGAATTTCACAACAACCCAGGTGGATCAATTTTGGCCCCATTTGCTGACTCTTTCGCTCCTTTGTATTTTGCACCGAGAGACATTAAGGAAGTTATGCCAACTGAGCAGCCTTGTGATTTAGCATATGAATTTGGGGATGGACTTTTTGATGTGAAAGAACTCCCACAAGGCTTTCCAAAACCTGGTAAGCACCATTTGTTTCTTTCATACAATGTGTTTATGACTGTACGTTCATATTGCATCTTCATACCATTAACTGAATTCTAAACTTGCCATATTTTTACTCTAAACATCTCTATGATAGATTTCAGCATGGTCTACTACTGTATCATTGTTTTCTTGGTGACCCTTTTACCACTTCATAGGTTTCTTATTCTGTTATGTGATTATACAACATATAACAAATAGGGTGGCTAAGTAGAAATTTCTGTACTGAACCTTTATCACTGTGTTACTCATGTAGGCTGTGCATTATAATAGAATGGCAGAATTAGCTTTCTCAGCACAAAGAATAGAAATATTAGCTTTGCTTTCTTCCAAAATGCATTAAAAAACTAATATAGCATTTCATGATAAATACATATTCTAACTAAAGCAAACGAATATCGATATTTATAAGGAACCTAATTAAATGTTCATCCTTAAGACACTAACATAACTAGACTTTTCCCTTCTAGAAAGCTCATAGACTTTCAATGAGGAAATAAAGATTTGTTCATTATAATTGATGTGCAGATTTTGTCAAAatctctttttagtttttaatgttaGGATGGATTTAGGAGTATCTTTGTTAGGATGGATTTAGGAGTCAAAGTCCTTCACATGGCTTGGTTGAGGGTATGCAATTCTTGTGCTCTACCATTAATGGAACAGCAACTGGCATATGCCTATGATATACTCTCAAGTAATCTTTGCTTATTTGTTTAACGGTTGAATTAAAAGCAAATGGGGATCAACTGAATATGTGTCCATAAACAgaacgaaaaattaaaagaaaataagaaacatgtAAATATTTGAAGTCTTTCCATAATGTTTGGAGCATAGAACTATAGTTGAAGATTGAAGAGGTGAATCAATTTTGGCTCCATTTTGTGATTTAGCATATGAATTTCCAAAACCCGGTAAGCGCCATTTGTTTTGTTAATCTTAGTATTATGCCTGCACGCTCATTGTGAGATCATTGAAGAAATTCATTCAGTTGAATGGATGATTTGTTTAACAGTTTGTGTCTGAAAGGCATGCGTGAGGGAAATATTATTATATCCCATGTTTGCTGTTTTAGTTGGAGAAAGAACAGAGTGTATAGCTTGTTAAATGAATAGCATGCTCTGTTAGAGGCTTGTTACTTTATTCAGAAGTGACTGCCTCAGTGTTTTTATCATAGCAATGTATTTagtatttacattatttattcgAAATTCAATCATA from Arachis hypogaea cultivar Tifrunner unplaced genomic scaffold, arahy.Tifrunner.gnm2.J5K5 arahy.Tifrunner.gnm2.scaffold_59, whole genome shotgun sequence encodes the following:
- the LOC114927222 gene encoding uncharacterized protein, with protein sequence MADDDVLGLGNKAGSGTKRKSPGDSSEEEKEKEDKGFQVESPDNNNKRARTEEEEQNVEELGCNPDVANQMMNHSRFFLLLKMTPLEARDYSLMNEARNLIGQLQFLAMNLNEYPDFLTQFRELRGRIPCVTLFHGFEVIDSCAINDGTTAEHVAALGAPDN